In the Theobroma cacao cultivar B97-61/B2 chromosome 1, Criollo_cocoa_genome_V2, whole genome shotgun sequence genome, one interval contains:
- the LOC18613693 gene encoding calvin cycle protein CP12-2, chloroplastic, giving the protein MATLSSLNLVSPRVVANVLDSTKASSVKVPYLTQPWKRVSQLGSRRMKVIRPVRAAPDSISDKVEKSIKEAEEACSGDPASGECVAAWDEVEELSAAASHARDKKKGNDPLENYCKDHPETDECRTYED; this is encoded by the coding sequence ATGGCAACCCTATCTAGTCTTAACCTCGTAAGCCCAAGAGTCGTAGCCAACGTACTAGACTCCACAAAGGCTAGTTCCGTCAAGGTCCCATACCTGACCCAGCCCTGGAAAAGGGTCTCCCAGTTGGGGTCTAGGCGAATGAAGGTGATCAGACCCGTGAGAGCTGCCCCTGACAGCATATCCGACAAGGTGGAAAAGAGCATCAAGGAAGCAGAGGAGGCATGCTCGGGTGACCCAGCGAGCGGAGAGTGCGTAGCGGCTTGGGACGAGGTGGAAGAGCTCAGTGCGGCAGCCAGCCACGCCAGGGACAAGAAGAAAGGAAACGATCCTTTGGAGAATTACTGCAAAGACCACCCGGAGACAGATGAGTGCCGCACGTACGAGGATTGA
- the LOC18613692 gene encoding bZIP transcription factor 53, whose translation MAPLQRSASYGSDSDPRYANVDERKRKRMLSNRESARRSRMRKQKQLEDLVSEASTLQKDNSQLSENINVTAQRYIEMASANNVLRAQAMELTDRLRSLNSVLHIVEEVNGFDVEIPEIPNPLLEPWRLPCPIQPIMASVDMFEC comes from the coding sequence ATGGCTCCTTTGCAAAGGTCAGCGAGTTACGGATCCGATTCCGACCCGCGATATGCGAACGTCGACGAGAGGAAAAGGAAGAGAATGCTGTCAAACCGTGAATCTGCAAGGCGATCACGGATGAGGAAGCAGAAGCAGCTCGAAGATTTGGTTAGCGAAGCGAGCACATTGCAGAAAGATAACAGCCAGCTCTCTGAAAATATCAACGTCACCGCCCAACGCTACATCGAGATGGCATCTGCCAACAACGTGTTAAGAGCTCAGGCAATGGAATTGACCGATAGATTGAGGTCCCTGAACTCGGTGCTGCATATTGTGGAAGAAGTGAACGGTTTTGATGTTGAAATTCCGGAGATTCCGAATCCCCTGTTGGAGCCGTGGCGGCTCCCCTGTCCGATTCAGCCAATTATGGCGTCGGTCGATATGTTCGAGTGTTGA
- the LOC18613691 gene encoding vacuolar protein sorting-associated protein 51 homolog, protein MGTDDVPLDDKAKRMRDLLSSFYSPDPSSTPNASSKHGALDAINTNSFNADQYMNLLVQKSNLEALLQRHVEMAAEIKNLDTDLQMLVYENYNKFISATDAIKRMKSNIVGMEANMEQLLDKIMSVQSRSDGVNTSLFEKREHIEKLHRTRNLLRKVQFIYDLPARLGKCIKSEAYADAVKFYTGAMPIFKAYGDSSFQDCKRASEEAVAIIVKNLQRKLFSDSESIQARAEAAVLLKQLDFPVDSLKAKLLEKLEQSLGDLQLKTDELENVTVESTDPSKQGKVSDSIRSTPHEASVREFAEAICAYRVIFPDSEKQLITLAQDLVIKHFEMTEQYVKRRISSANLLGVLRTIWTDVLLMDEILCEAVLPDFSLEAAQVAVKQYVASTFTHLLQDISDALLKVNISPKEAAEEFPLQVALEASKKAVLQGSMDVLLDFRQLLDDDLGLLVKLRDFIIDWVQEGFQDFFRALDDRFLLLSGKNNSSSQDNGLTEGTQSEKVLAGLVLVLAQLSVFIEQTAIPRITEEIAASFSGGGVRGYENGPAFVPGEICRIFRSAGEKLLHHYINMSTQRVSTLLRKRFTTPNWVKHKEPREVHMFVDLFLQELEAVGSEVKQILPQGLLRKHRRSDSNGSTTSSRSNPLRDDKMSRSNTHRGRSQLLETHLAKLFKQKVEIFTKVEYTQESVVTTIVKLCLKSLQEFVRLQTFNRSGFQQIQLDIQFLRTPLKETVEDEAAIDFLLDEVIVAASERCLDPIPLEPPILDRLIQAKLAKSKEQNPIAS, encoded by the exons ATGGGGACGGACGATGTTCCGTTGGACGACAAGGCTAAGAGAATGAGAGATCTATTGTCGAGCTTCTACTCTCCAGATCCTTCGTCGACTCCCAACGCTTCTTCAAAGCACGGGGCATTAGATGCCATCAACACCAATTCTTTCAATGCCGATCAGTACATGAACCTCCTC GTACAAAAGTCGAATTTGGAAGCGCTTCTTCAAAGGCACGTTGAAATGGCTGCCGAAATCAAGAATCTCGATACTGACTTGCAAATGTTGGTCTACGAGAACTATAACAAGTTTATCAGTGCCACGGATGCAATTAAACG GATGAAAAGTAATATTGTAGGCATGGAAGCAAATATGGAGCAGCTTCTTGACAAG ATAATGTCAGTTCAATCTAGAAGCGATGGGGTCAACACTTCTCTTTTTGAGAAGAGAGAACACATAGAGAAGTTGCACCGAACACGTAATCTTCTGCGTAAAGTTCAG TTCATTTATGATCTGCCTGCTAGACTTGGAAAGTGCATCAAGTCAGAAGCATATGCTGATGCAGTCAAGTTCTACACTGGAGCAATGCCAATTTTTAAG GCATATGGAGATTCATCATTCCAGGACTGTAAAAGAGCATCTGAAGAAGCGGTTGCTATAATAGTAAAAAACTTGCAG AGAAAGCTATTCTCAGATTCTGAATCCATACAAGCTAGAGCTGAAGCTGCAGTGCTTTTGAAGCAGTTGGATTTTCCG GTGGATAGCTTAAAGGCAAAACTTCTTGAAAAGTTAGAACAATCTCTAGGGGACCTTCAGCTTAAAACAGATGAACTTGAGAATGTTACTGTGGAGTCTACTGATCCTTCTAAACAGGGAAAAGTTTCTGATTCGATTCGTAGTACGCCCCATGAG GCTTCTGTCCGTGAATTTGCGGAGGCTATCTGTGCTTATCGAGTAATATTTCCTGACTCAGAAAAGCAACTAATTACACTTGCACAGGACTTGGTTATCAA GCACTTTGAAATGACTGAGCAATATGTGAAGAGACGGATTTCTTCTGCCAATCTCCTGGGTGTTCTTC GGACTATATGGACAGATGTGCTTCtgatggatgaaattttatgtGAGGCTGTTCTACCTGATTTTTCCCTGGAG GCTGCCCAAGTTGCTGTTAAACAGTATGTTGCCAGCACATTCACTCACCTTCTACAGGATATATCAG ATGCCCTCCTGAAAGTTAATATTAGCCCGAAAGAGGCAGCAGAGGAGTTCCCCTTGCAGGTTGCTCTGGAGGCCAGCAAAAAAGCGGTGCTTCAGGGCAGCATGGATGTCTTACTG GATTTCCGGCAACTTCTTGATGATGACTTAGGGCTGCTAGTTAAACTGAGAGATTTCATAATTGATTGGGTTCAAGAGGGGTTTCAGGACTTCTTCAGGGCTCTTGATGATCGTTTTCTCTTGCTTTCtggaaaaaataattcatcaagTCAAGATAATGGTTTGACGGAGGGAAcacaaagtgaaaaagttcTTGCCGGTCTTGTTTTGGTGCTGGCTCAACTTTCTGTCTTCATTGAACAAACTGCCATCCCAAGAATTACTGAG GAAATAGCTGCTTCCTTCTCTGGTGGTGGTGTTCGAGGTTATGAAAATGGGCCTGCTTTTGTTCCTGGGGAGATATGTAGAATATTTAGGTCAGCTGGTGAAAAGCTTCTGCATCAT TATATAAATATGAGCACCCAGAGGGTATCTACTCTGCTAAGAAAGAGGTTTACAACACCAAACTGGGTTAAG CACAAGGAGCCTAGGGAAGTTCATATGTTTGTGGATTTATTTCTTCAAGAG TTGGAAGCAGTAGGAAGTGAGGTGAAGCAGATTTTACCTCAAGGGCTCCTCCGTAAGCATCGGCGCTCTGACAGCAATGGAAGCACCACCTCATCACGTAGTAACCCATTACGAGATGATAAAATGAGTAGGTCTAATACCCACAGAGGCAGGAGCCAGCTCTTAGAAACACATCTAGCAAAATTGTTTAAGcaaaaagttgaaatttttaccaaagttgaATATACACAG GAGTCAGTTGTAACAACAATAGTAAAACTTTGCCTTAAGAGCTTGCAAGAATTTGTCAGACTCCAGACCTTTAATCGAAGTGGATTCCAGCAAATCCAGCTGGATATTCAGTTTTTAAGGACTCCTTTAAAGGAAACTGTTGAAGATGAAGCGGCAATTGACTTTTTACTTGATGAG GTGATTGTTGCTGCTTCAGAGCGTTGTCTTGACCCAATTCCTCTGGAGCCTCCAATTTTGGATAGACTTATACAAGCCAAGTTAGCAAAATCGAAGGAACAGAATCCAATTGCCTCCTAG